The DNA region AGATCGCGGCCGACGATGCCGGCGCCATTCGCGGCATCGCGTGGAAGTTCGGCACGCCCGATCGGATCGGCGATGTGATTGAGCCGGGCGCCTTCGCCAAGGTCGCACTCCCGATCCCGATGCTGTTCGGCCACGACATGAGCGACCCCGTGGGCACCTGGGACACGGCGAACGAGAAGGCAGACGGCTTCCATGTTGAGGGCAAGCTCCTCGTCGACGAGGTGGCGCGCGCCCGCGAGGTGTTCGCCCTCGTCAAGGCCGGTGCCGTGCGCGGCCTCTCGATCGGCTTCCTGACGAAGAAGGCCGATGCCCGCCCCGGCGGCGGGCGGACGATCAAGGCGCTCGAACTGTTCGAGGTCTCGCTTGTCACGGTCCCCATGCATCCCGGCGCCCGGGTCACCAGCGCGAAATCCGCGGCCGATGCGCTTCGCCTCGCCGCGCTCATCAACCGCGCCACGACGGCGCTCACCGGAGGCTGACATGCAGCATGTGTCTCAGCGCGCCCTTCTCGCCGGCGCCATCGAATTGAAGGGCGAGGAAGACGATCCGGTCGCGATCGTCACGAAGTCGATCGCTGACCTGACCAAGACAGTCGACGATCGCCTGAAGGCTGTCGAGGGCAAGGGTCTCGACCCGAAGCTGGTCGAGCGTCTCGACAAGATCGAGGCGAAGATGAACCGCCCCGGCACCGGCGAGGACAAGCCGACCGAGCCAACCGTCGAGCGCAAGGCCTTCGGCGCCTATCTGCGTCATGGCAATGGCGCGCCGCAGGATGAGCTGAAGGCTCTGACCGTATCGAGCGATCCAGGCGGCGGCTATCTGGCGCCGGCCGAGATGAGCACCGAGTTCGTGCGCGAGCTGACGCTCGTCTCGTCGGTGCGGACGATCGCCTCCGTCCGCTCGACGGGCGCGCCCTCGGTCAAGTACCCGAAGCGGACCGGCATCACTAATTCCCAGTGGGAAGGCGAGATCGACGACCAGCCGGAGAGCGCCGTCACCTTCGGCCAGGCGGACATTCCCGTCCGCATGCTCACGACCTATGTCGATATATCCAACCAGCTGCTCGCTGATAGCGCCGGCCAGGCCGAGGCCGAGGTCAACCAAGCGCTCGCGGAGGATTTCGGCAAGAAGGAGGGCGCGGCCTTCGTCAATGGCAACGGCATCCTGGCGCCGGAAGGCCTGATGGTGAATGCCGACATCGCCTATACGGCGAACGGCCATGCGACGGTCCTGGCGACCGATCCTCTGATTTCCCTGCTCTATGCCCTGCCGGCGCAGTACCGCAACGTCGGCTCCTGGGCGATGAACGGTACGACGCTCGCCTATATCCGCAAGCTGAAGGACGGCCAGGGCAACTACCGCTGGCAGCCGAGCTATCAGGCCGGCCAGCCGGAGACGATCCTGGGCCGTCCCGTGGTCGAGATGGTGGACATGGACGACATCGCCTCGGGTGCGTTCCCCGTCATGTACGGCGATTTCTCCGGATATCGGGTCGTCGACCGCCTCAGCCTGTCGATCCTGGTGAACCCCTATCTGCTCGCCACCAAGGGCGTGACCCGGATCCATGCGACCCGCCGTGTCGGCGGTGCCGTGCTGCAGGCGTCGAAATTCCGCAAGCTGAAGATGGCGACCTCGTAAGGGGTTGCTTCTCGGACGATCCCGCGCAACCACACAGGAGACCACGACATGCGCGACCTCGCTTCCAATCTCGGGATCGTCAACGCGATCGATCCCGCCGTCTATGCTGCCGACAATACGCCGGCTGCCATCGATCTTCTCGGCTTCGACAGCGCCGTGCTGTCGCTGCATATCGGCGCCGGCGGCATCACCTTCTCCGGCACGAACAAGATCGAGTTCGTGCTCACCGATTCGGACGATGACGTGACCTATGCGGCGGTGACCGATGCCGACGTGCAGGGCGTCAGCGGCATCTCCGGCGGCATCATCAAATCGCTGAAGACGGCGCATGCAGCTGCCGATGTGACCAAGATCGGCTATGTCGGCAACAAGCGGTACCTCAAGCTCCTCGCCGATTTCTCGGGTACCCACGGCACCGGAACGCCGATCGCCGCGCTGGTGATCAAGGGTCACGCCCGCGCCAAGCCGGTAGCCTGATCGTGACCGACGCGTTTGCGAGCTACAGCCTGGGCCTCGACAGTCCGTTCGTGCGGACCGTTCCGCTCACGGATCAACTGGGAGAGTTTCCGCCTACGCGTGCGGTGTGGGTCAATGTTGGTGGGGTCCTGACCGCCGTTTTCGCCGAGAATGAAAGCCCCGTCCTTCTCGATCTCAGAGGTGAAGAAGCGACGATCCGTCATTTTCGGATCAAGCGTGTGGTCAGCTTCAACAGTGCGCCGGATGAAGCCGGCGAAAATCTACTCTTGGAT from Kaistia algarum includes:
- a CDS encoding HK97 family phage prohead protease is translated as MDRLFIETKIAADDAGAIRGIAWKFGTPDRIGDVIEPGAFAKVALPIPMLFGHDMSDPVGTWDTANEKADGFHVEGKLLVDEVARAREVFALVKAGAVRGLSIGFLTKKADARPGGGRTIKALELFEVSLVTVPMHPGARVTSAKSAADALRLAALINRATTALTGG
- a CDS encoding phage major capsid protein, with the translated sequence MQHVSQRALLAGAIELKGEEDDPVAIVTKSIADLTKTVDDRLKAVEGKGLDPKLVERLDKIEAKMNRPGTGEDKPTEPTVERKAFGAYLRHGNGAPQDELKALTVSSDPGGGYLAPAEMSTEFVRELTLVSSVRTIASVRSTGAPSVKYPKRTGITNSQWEGEIDDQPESAVTFGQADIPVRMLTTYVDISNQLLADSAGQAEAEVNQALAEDFGKKEGAAFVNGNGILAPEGLMVNADIAYTANGHATVLATDPLISLLYALPAQYRNVGSWAMNGTTLAYIRKLKDGQGNYRWQPSYQAGQPETILGRPVVEMVDMDDIASGAFPVMYGDFSGYRVVDRLSLSILVNPYLLATKGVTRIHATRRVGGAVLQASKFRKLKMATS